DNA from Ignavibacteriales bacterium:
CTCCATCTACAATCTTGTAATCCACATTGTTCTTATCTTTTTTTACAAAAAGCAAAACATCTTCATTATTATTAAATCTTGGCATATGTGTGTACAATTCACCAACTTCACCAACTTCACCGCCAGGGGTTGTTACAGTTATTGTATTATTTACTTCGTTCCCTTTTAAATATTCTTCAACCTGAATAGTTGATTGTGTTGATATTCTGGTTTGATCATGATTCCACTGAGATTTTTGATTTACGACTTTGCCGGTAAGAATTACATCGGCCCGCTCTGAAAGTTGTTCAATTTTGGATTGACTTGTTTGGGCTTGGACCCCAATCTGACAGAGAACAAATGATAAAATGATAACTAGAATAAAATGGTGAACAGTTTTCATGACAATAGCCTCCTTAAAAATGCTTTTAATAAATCAGATGCAAACTTAATTTTTTTATCTTGGGGTGGGTTAGGACTATTTTAGCAATCTATTGGATTTTTATGGCAGATTAAAAAAAGACTAAAAGGTTTTATTTTGTGCTGTTCTTAAAGAAAATTCCTGCTCCAAATTTTACTGTTTGATGTAAAAAATTAATTGTTAGTGTTAACACTAATGCTTATTAACCATTAGAGTTTAGAATGAATGTTTATATATGAAGAAATATAAGTGTTTGATAGGAAATTGGTTTGAATGATAAAAGAAAATTTATTTTAAGACATCAATGATTGTAATGTAATTATATATAAGCCAAAAGTGAGAAAAACTACCAAGTAATACGAACAAATGAAAAATTTCATGAAAACCTAGAATGCCCGGAAATGGATCAGGCCTTTTTAGTGCATAAATTAGAGCACCAATGGTATAAAAAATTCCACCAATTAATAACCACATTAATGCTGCTAATGGTAAAGCGTTTATAAGCGGATAAATAATAACAATGGCTAACCATCCCATAAGTATATAAATAAGAGTTGATAACCATCTCGGAGCGTTCATCCAAAATATTTTAATTAATATACCTGCAACCGCAACGCTCCAAACGGCTATTAAAACAATCCAGCCGAGATTTTTACTTAATGCAATCATACAAATTGGAGTATAAGAAGCGGCTATGTATATAAAAATCATTATGTGATCGGCTTTTCTCATTTTTTTAACACTTGATTCAGAAAGTTTTAGCCAATGATAAAGTGTACTTGTTGTAAAAAGCAGAATCATTCCTATGCCAAAAATTAAAAACGAAATAAAGTGGTAAGGTTTAAATGGATTCAAAGTTGAATTAATAAGTAATATAGTTCCGATTATTGAAAGTATCACTCCTATAAAATGAGTAAAACCATTCATTGGCTCTCTCAATTTTTTAGCAAGGTCCATATTTAAAAGTCCATCTTCATTTTTTTAATATTATATCAACCAGAGAATTACTTTATATGAAATACTATTATTGAACTTCAGGAAAATAAATATCAACTATCTGATGTGCGAACTTAAGCGTACTAAACTCTGAGTCTGCATCTCGATTTGTTAAAATTACAACTGTAAATTTTTTATCTGGTATTCTATATATAATATTTCTGAATCCTCTTGTGCTGCCTGTATGATATACCACTTTAGATCCGTCGTATGTTTCTATACGCCAGCCGTATCCATAAGGGAATTCAACTCCAGCATTGGTTTTGCCCATTGTCCATGACTCATCAAGATATTCTTTATTGATCAGTTTATTATTGTAAAGAGCCTGATCCCATTTGTAAAGATCATTTAGCGATGAATAAATCCCTCCATCTCCAAGTACTGCACTGGTAACACTTTGATCTGTAAATTCTAAATTGTTATCTTTAATTGTGTAACCATAAGCCCTGTTATTAACTTCGTTTATATTTTTTCAAACGCAACTGTGTTGTTCATCTCAAGCGGAGTAAAAATATTGTCTCTAAGAAAATCACGAAAAGGTATTCCTGAAATTTTTTCAACAGTTAATGCTAGTAAAGAATACCCAGTATTACTGTATTTGTGCTGGCTACCCGGTATGAAGTAAGTTGAATCAGTTTTCATTATCATATCCAAAACATCTTTATCTTTTACCTGAACTGTAACGGTATCATCAATCAAATCTTCGTAATCAATTAAACCGGATGTATGCTGCAGAAGATTTTTAATTGTGATATTGTTTCCATAATCAGGAAAATAGGGAAAAATATTTTTAAGAGTAGTTTCAAATGAAAGTTTACCCCTATCAATAAGCATCAAAATTGACATTGCTGTAAATTGTTTGGTCACAGATGCTAATCTAAAATTAGTTTCAACTGTCACCCCTATATCCTTTTCAAGATTTGCAAGGCCATAACCTTTTATAAAAACTTTATCTCCATTTTCTATAACCATTACGGCTGCCCCGGGCAATTTGGGATTATTATATTCGATAAAAATCTTATCAATGATATCTTCATTGTTCATTTTACATCCTATCAACAAAACCATTATAAAAATGAAATATACTGTTTGTTTCATAAGAATTTTTCTCTTTAAAAAATAATTTTAATTCTTTTGTTCAAAATAATGAAGTTGGATTGTAAAGTTTTGCAAAGGATAGAGTTTCAGGTAAAATAATTGTAAATACTAATTTAAAATCACCTGACCTTGGAAAGAAAAATTCAAGTAGAATAGTTTTTCTAAAAAAGACGGCCGGGATATAAATTCCCAGCCGTCTTACACAATATTTATTTCAATAATATCATTTTACGTGTTTGAATAAATTCTCCTGCCTGCAGTTTATAGAAATAAATTCCAGATGATAAACTTGAAGCATTAAATTCAACTTCATAACTTCCCGCGGGTTTGTATTCGTTTACTAATGTTTCTACTTCATTCCCAAGTACATCATAAATTTTTAATGTTTGATTACCGGCTATCGGGGACTGCCAACTAATTTTTGTACTTGGATTAAATGGATTAGGGTAATTCTGAGATAGATAAAATTGATTTGGTATAAGGCTACTGATATTTTTAATATCTAAAGGATTCATTATTGTAAATTCTGTATCACTAGTATCATAGAGTGATGAATCAGCAATACTTTCAACTCGAATTCTGTATAAAGTCCCCAGCTGTAAATTTGTAGGCAGAATCCATTTTTGTACAAATGAATTTATTGTTGTGGTATCCAGGATAGTTGAATTGAATAAACTATCTTCCGCTAATTGGAGATTAAATGACTGAAGCAATCCGCGCCCGCTCCATTTTAATATTACTGGATTATCGACTAGTACTTTTTTCTGATCTATTGGTTCAATTAAAAAAGGTGAAACCAAGCCTTGTTGTAAATCTGGCTTCCCAAATATTATTTCACCAAAAGTTGTTGTGCTTGCAATTAGTTCATTGGTCGTACTGTCAAAAATAGTAGGAAGTTCAATAAAAAGTCCTTGCCCAGGAAATTCGCGCATATAAATTGCGGTCATTGCCGGCTGATCAATTTCCGGATATGCACTTAAATCAATATGAATCTCAGAAGTATGGGAATAAATTGCAACCCCCTCATAAAGAATTGAAACAGGGTATATAATTGGACTATCACTAATAAATTGAGGATTGATTGGACCATATGGTACACGAGTGACAGAGACGCTATTATAAATATCCCCATCAAGCAGGATATATCTTATAGAAACACCAGTTATTTTTCCAACTTCATTAAATTGATAAATGTTGTCCTGTTGAACTTCCCCTTTGCTTACTTTTATCCTTGGGATCAATTCTTTCCATAGGCTGCTTAGAAACGCGATACGCTATCACATTATTCGGAAGTGAGAGTTCAAATGCAATGGAGCCATCACCGTGGACTTCGACTATATTTCTCTTAACAGGACTAGTTGGAAAAAGAATACCATAACCTACAAACCAGCCGCCATCAGAAAGCGGATCTGCATTGCCTGCTGCCTGAGTAGAGATATTTCCCGGTGAATATCGATATTCAGAAACTAAAGTCGCTGTTTTATTAATTTCATCTAATTGATATTCCGCGGCACGTGAGTACCAAGGAGTGTGAAATTCTCCGTTATCAAAAATTGAAACATTTCCGTTTGAGAGACGGCGAATATGATGTTGTCGTGCAAAATAATAAGGAGCGTTTTCCGGATGTTCATTAAAAAATGTAAATTCATTTTTTAATCCTCCCCATCTCCACATTATATCTCCTGTCTCACGACTAATTTT
Protein-coding regions in this window:
- a CDS encoding aryl-sulfate sulfotransferase; this translates as MSYTTIIYDMSLIVPGGRPDAQLTINIFQEQDAYKNVVFEWRDIDYIPITDTDLNLTDPRINPSTLNAYDLDNDGNLLLSFRNHSDIMKISRETGDIMWRWGGLKNEFTFFNEHPENAPYYFARQHHIRRLSNGNVSIFDNGEFHTPWYSRAAEYQLDEINKTATLVSEYRYSPGNISTQAAGNADPLSDGGWFVGYGILFPTSPVKRNIVEVHGDGSIAFELSLPNNVIAYRVSKQPMERIDPKDKSKQRGSSTGQHLSI
- a CDS encoding serine hydrolase — translated: MKQTVYFIFIMVLLIGCKMNNEDIIDKIFIEYNNPKLPGAAVMVIENGDKVFIKGYGLANLEKDIGVTVETNFRLASVTKQFTAMSILMLIDRGKLSFETTLKNIFPYFPDYGNNITIKNLLQHTSGLIDYEDLIDDTVTVQVKDKDVLDMIMKTDSTYFIPGSQHKYSNTGYSLLALTVEKISGIPFRDFLRDNIFTPLEMNNTVAFEKI
- a CDS encoding beta-lactamase family protein, whose protein sequence is MNEVNNRAYGYTIKDNNLEFTDQSVTSAVLGDGGIYSSLNDLYKWDQALYNNKLINKEYLDESWTMGKTNAGVEFPYGYGWRIETYDGSKVVYHTGSTRGFRNIIYRIPDKKFTVVILTNRDADSEFSTLKFAHQIVDIYFPEVQ
- a CDS encoding hemolysin III family protein, with translation MDLAKKLREPMNGFTHFIGVILSIIGTILLINSTLNPFKPYHFISFLIFGIGMILLFTTSTLYHWLKLSESSVKKMRKADHIMIFIYIAASYTPICMIALSKNLGWIVLIAVWSVAVAGILIKIFWMNAPRWLSTLIYILMGWLAIVIIYPLINALPLAALMWLLIGGIFYTIGALIYALKRPDPFPGILGFHEIFHLFVLLGSFSHFWLIYNYITIIDVLK
- a CDS encoding T9SS type A sorting domain-containing protein, yielding MREFPGQGLFIELPTIFDSTTNELIASTTTFGEIIFGKPDLQQGLVSPFLIEPIDQKKVLVDNPVILKWSGRGLLQSFNLQLAEDSLFNSTILDTTTINSFVQKWILPTNLQLGTLYRIRVESIADSSLYDTSDTEFTIMNPLDIKNISSLIPNQFYLSQNYPNPFNPSTKISWQSPIAGNQTLKIYDVLGNEVETLVNEYKPAGSYEVEFNASSLSSGIYFYKLQAGEFIQTRKMILLK